One Gordonia sp. SID5947 genomic region harbors:
- a CDS encoding aminotransferase class V-fold PLP-dependent enzyme produces the protein MTAVLSTPFNIPAPFTNPAPFTNPDVAELGAHAIPPLAQVVGADECVPLATGETVRYANLDYAASAPALAAVAESVTRSLSQYASVHRGAGHLSQVTTARYEQAREVIRGFVRARADDAVVFTRGTTDAINLAAHATRGDVVVLDIEHHANLLPWCAPDRDGSSRARVVRACATIDDTLAALETELAAAPASLLAVTAASNVTGEVLPIGRLSAIAHRNGARILIDAAQLVAHRRISMAGHGVDYLVFSGHKLYAPFGAGVLIGRPDWLDDAEPYLAGGGASARVALGDRDADAAIDWHAGPARHEAGSPNVLGAVSIAAACEALDSVGFENIGLHEELLRARLDDGLAATEGITQLRIFEDATDRVGIAGFDVDGCPPREVAEFLSRSAGIGVRDGKFCAHPLVNRLGFPAGAVRASFGVGTGSGDIDRLVDALSRLTTRARAR, from the coding sequence ATGACTGCTGTCCTTTCGACGCCTTTCAACATCCCGGCGCCCTTCACCAACCCAGCGCCCTTCACCAACCCAGACGTCGCCGAACTCGGCGCCCACGCCATCCCGCCGTTGGCGCAGGTCGTCGGCGCCGACGAGTGCGTACCGCTGGCGACCGGCGAGACGGTTCGCTACGCCAACCTCGACTACGCGGCCAGTGCACCCGCGTTGGCGGCGGTGGCGGAGTCCGTCACGCGCTCGTTGTCGCAGTACGCGAGCGTGCACCGCGGCGCAGGGCATCTGTCGCAGGTCACCACTGCCCGGTACGAGCAGGCTCGTGAGGTGATCCGGGGATTCGTCAGGGCGCGTGCCGACGACGCGGTGGTCTTCACCCGCGGCACCACCGACGCCATCAACCTCGCTGCGCACGCGACCCGTGGCGACGTGGTGGTGCTCGACATCGAGCACCACGCCAACCTGCTGCCGTGGTGCGCGCCCGACCGTGACGGGTCGTCGCGGGCCCGGGTGGTGCGCGCGTGCGCGACGATCGACGACACGCTCGCCGCGCTGGAGACCGAACTCGCGGCGGCGCCCGCCTCGTTGCTCGCCGTCACCGCGGCGTCCAATGTCACCGGCGAGGTGCTGCCGATCGGTCGGTTGTCAGCGATCGCCCACCGCAACGGCGCACGCATCCTGATCGACGCCGCCCAGCTCGTCGCTCATCGCCGCATCTCGATGGCCGGTCACGGCGTCGACTACCTGGTCTTCTCCGGTCACAAGCTCTACGCACCGTTCGGGGCGGGCGTGTTGATCGGACGTCCGGACTGGCTCGACGACGCCGAGCCCTACCTGGCGGGTGGCGGCGCGTCGGCACGTGTTGCCCTCGGCGACCGCGACGCGGATGCCGCGATCGACTGGCACGCGGGGCCGGCCCGCCACGAGGCCGGTTCGCCGAACGTGCTGGGCGCCGTGTCGATCGCGGCGGCGTGCGAGGCGCTCGACAGTGTCGGATTCGAGAACATCGGGCTGCACGAAGAATTGCTGCGCGCCCGCCTCGACGACGGGCTCGCGGCCACCGAGGGCATCACGCAGCTGCGCATCTTCGAGGACGCCACCGACCGGGTGGGGATCGCCGGATTCGACGTCGACGGGTGCCCGCCACGGGAGGTGGCCGAGTTCCTCAGTCGGAGTGCGGGTATCGGCGTTCGTGACGGCAAGTTCTGCGCGCATCCGTTGGTGAATCGGCTGGGTTTTCCGGCCGGTGCGGTGCGGGCGAGCTTCGGGGTCGGCACCGGTTCCGGCGACATCGACCGGCTCGTCGACGCGCTGTCGAGACTGACCACGCGAGCGAGGGCGCGATGA